A genomic segment from uncultured Desulfuromonas sp. encodes:
- a CDS encoding chemotaxis protein CheW: protein MFNDEENRRILRERARKLAEPRAQTTCQEQCIQVVEFLLADEHYAIESCWIGEVYPLKEFTPLPCVPAFVFGLASLRGKILSIIDLRTFFDLENKGLSDLNKVIVLRNENMEFGILADAVLTTRQIEIKSILTSLPTLTEIRAEYLKGITSENLVVLEGEKLLLDRKLRIHDDA, encoded by the coding sequence ATGTTTAACGATGAAGAGAACCGCCGTATTCTGCGTGAACGTGCCCGAAAACTTGCCGAACCGCGCGCTCAAACCACTTGTCAGGAGCAATGCATTCAAGTCGTTGAATTTCTGTTAGCCGATGAGCATTACGCAATTGAGTCCTGTTGGATCGGCGAAGTTTATCCTCTCAAAGAATTCACGCCACTGCCCTGTGTCCCAGCCTTTGTGTTCGGATTGGCCAGCCTACGCGGCAAAATCTTATCCATCATCGATTTGAGAACCTTTTTTGATCTGGAAAATAAAGGTCTCTCCGACCTGAACAAGGTTATCGTTCTACGCAATGAGAACATGGAATTCGGCATTCTCGCCGATGCCGTCCTGACCACCAGGCAGATTGAGATCAAAAGCATCCTGACCTCCTTACCGACCTTAACGGAAATCCGTGCAGAGTACCTCAAAGGGATAACTTCTGAAAATCTGGTCGTGCTCGAAGGGGAAAAACTGCTCTTGGACCGCAAATTACGAATCCACGATGACGCATAA
- a CDS encoding CheR family methyltransferase, with translation MTTSFSPAMLKQLSGLVAEHMGILFSPPQWSVLERAFTQAADVLNCRDGTECAQRFISTPGSRKMIETMASYLTIGETYFWREPKAFYALEQEIIPQLLRCHPNDKRLRFWSVGCASGEEAFSLAILLHRMRNRMAKEWGISILATDINPRALEKARTGEYTEWSFRATPDWLKRDYFTQTTKGRYTLKKDIRDMVHFDYFNLMDEITSLHPETARVDVIMCRNVLLYFPPKATLTAVKHLHDCLHEQGWLVVGSCELSTTLFSGFETVNLPEATVYRKRPQQGLRTERDPVEDVPSTDTLRQEPSHEAELRAEPKEPVWCVPQEETIIPRQSTQTQSTAEHCRILADKGDLNEALTVADQAIRHDKLNANVHYLRAMILLEQGALEEAEQSLRRTIYLDRNLILAHFSLGNIARRQGKKSKARRHFNQTLSLLEPFSPDDEVPGSEGLSVHRLRVITRTLNKSPAEGCDHEGGDNV, from the coding sequence ATGACAACATCCTTCTCTCCTGCCATGCTGAAGCAGCTCAGTGGCCTTGTTGCCGAACACATGGGCATTCTCTTTTCGCCACCGCAATGGAGTGTACTGGAGCGTGCGTTTACCCAGGCTGCCGATGTTTTGAACTGTCGCGATGGCACTGAGTGCGCTCAACGATTTATAAGTACGCCGGGCTCTAGAAAAATGATTGAAACCATGGCCTCCTATCTGACCATTGGAGAAACATATTTCTGGAGAGAGCCAAAAGCCTTTTACGCTCTTGAACAGGAGATTATACCGCAACTTCTGCGTTGCCATCCCAATGACAAACGGCTGCGTTTCTGGAGTGTTGGCTGCGCCAGCGGCGAAGAGGCATTTTCTTTGGCCATCCTGCTTCATCGGATGAGAAACAGGATGGCCAAAGAGTGGGGGATCTCGATTTTGGCAACGGATATCAATCCCCGAGCACTGGAAAAAGCGCGCACCGGGGAGTACACGGAGTGGTCATTCCGCGCTACCCCTGACTGGCTTAAACGCGATTATTTCACGCAAACGACCAAAGGACGCTATACGCTCAAAAAAGACATCCGTGACATGGTTCATTTTGACTATTTCAACCTGATGGATGAGATCACCTCTCTCCACCCGGAAACGGCCCGTGTCGATGTCATCATGTGTCGTAATGTCCTCTTGTATTTTCCGCCCAAAGCCACCTTGACGGCGGTAAAACATTTGCACGACTGTCTCCATGAGCAAGGTTGGCTGGTTGTCGGTTCCTGCGAATTATCCACAACATTGTTTTCCGGATTTGAGACAGTCAACCTTCCAGAAGCAACCGTTTACCGTAAGCGACCCCAGCAGGGCCTCAGAACGGAAAGAGATCCGGTCGAAGACGTCCCAAGCACAGACACGCTCCGGCAAGAGCCATCACATGAAGCGGAATTGCGCGCAGAGCCCAAAGAGCCCGTCTGGTGCGTCCCGCAAGAGGAAACCATCATCCCAAGACAATCGACCCAAACGCAATCGACCGCTGAACACTGTCGGATTTTAGCGGACAAAGGCGATCTCAATGAAGCTTTGACGGTCGCCGATCAAGCCATCCGCCACGATAAACTCAATGCCAACGTGCATTATCTCCGCGCCATGATTTTGCTGGAGCAAGGCGCACTTGAAGAAGCAGAGCAGTCCCTGCGTCGAACCATCTATCTGGATAGAAACCTGATTCTTGCTCATTTTTCGCTGGGAAATATCGCCCGGCGCCAAGGCAAAAAGAGTAAAGCACGCCGCCATTTCAACCAGACCTTATCACTTCTTGAACCCTTTTCTCCTGATGATGAGGTTCCGGGATCAGAAGGTCTTTCCGTCCACAGGCTCAGGGTGATTACCCGCACGCTGAACAAGTCTCCTGCTGAGGGCTGCGATCATGAAGGAGGCGACAATGTTTAA
- a CDS encoding chemotaxis protein CheW: MNTLSNIIIFSLNELRCAVSLDAVERVVRMVEITPLPGAMPPLEGIINVQGHVVPVVDLRDRFGFAPQPVKPADQLMIVRWKERALALRVDTVCEVSSFDNASQTTSDDILPHLPFLAGVVKTADGLILIHDLDQLLSEQDYRSVQHQLEEQER, from the coding sequence ATGAATACACTTTCAAACATAATTATCTTTTCTTTGAATGAGTTACGCTGCGCCGTTTCTCTTGATGCGGTTGAACGTGTCGTTCGCATGGTAGAAATCACGCCATTACCCGGAGCGATGCCTCCACTGGAGGGCATCATCAACGTTCAGGGTCACGTGGTTCCGGTCGTAGATTTGCGTGATCGTTTTGGCTTTGCACCGCAGCCTGTCAAACCTGCCGATCAATTGATGATTGTTCGCTGGAAAGAACGGGCTCTTGCCTTGAGAGTTGACACTGTCTGCGAAGTCAGCAGCTTTGATAACGCATCACAAACAACATCTGACGACATTCTTCCCCATCTCCCCTTTCTGGCGGGCGTCGTCAAAACCGCCGACGGGCTCATTCTGATCCACGACCTTGATCAATTACTTTCAGAACAAGACTACCGAAGCGTTCAGCATCAGCTGGAGGAGCAAGAGCGATGA
- a CDS encoding alpha-E domain-containing protein, translating to MLSRVANAIYWLNRYIERAENVARFIDANYHMTLDIPENASDQWQPLINTTGDHELFKELYGDATRESAIEFLAFDRNNSNSIYSCVRAARENARSIREYISSEMWEQLNTFYLMMNTAARESSMDLPHQFFVDIMNASHTFIGITESTMTHGEGWNFGRMGRMLERADKTSRILDVKYFILLPSVDYVGSPYDNILWAALLRSASAFEMYRKRHGRIDPKKIVDFLLLERNFPRSIHYCLATAMTSMSLITGSLRGTYANRAEQELGRLMTEFQYASLEEIFAYGLHEYLDNTQTRVNEVGTAIHDVFFNLDIEA from the coding sequence ATGTTAAGTCGTGTTGCCAATGCTATCTACTGGCTGAACCGCTACATAGAACGCGCTGAGAATGTGGCCCGTTTTATCGACGCCAACTACCACATGACTCTGGACATTCCCGAGAATGCCAGCGATCAGTGGCAACCGTTGATCAACACCACCGGTGACCATGAGCTGTTCAAAGAGCTGTACGGCGACGCCACGCGGGAAAGCGCCATTGAGTTCCTCGCTTTTGATCGTAACAACAGCAACTCCATCTATTCCTGCGTTCGTGCGGCACGTGAAAATGCCCGCTCCATTCGTGAATACATCAGTTCGGAGATGTGGGAGCAGCTCAACACCTTTTACCTGATGATGAACACGGCAGCGCGCGAATCGTCCATGGACCTGCCGCATCAGTTCTTCGTCGATATCATGAATGCCAGTCACACCTTCATCGGCATCACTGAATCGACCATGACCCATGGTGAAGGCTGGAACTTCGGCCGCATGGGCCGCATGCTCGAGCGCGCCGACAAAACCTCACGGATTCTCGACGTCAAATACTTCATTCTACTGCCGTCGGTGGACTATGTCGGCAGCCCGTATGACAACATCCTGTGGGCGGCACTGCTGCGCTCAGCCAGCGCTTTTGAGATGTACCGCAAACGCCACGGCCGCATCGATCCGAAGAAGATCGTCGACTTCCTGCTGCTGGAGCGCAATTTCCCACGCTCTATCCACTACTGCTTGGCCACGGCGATGACCTCGATGAGTCTGATCACCGGCAGCCTGCGCGGGACCTATGCCAACCGCGCCGAGCAGGAACTTGGCCGCCTGATGACGGAATTCCAGTATGCATCACTGGAAGAAATTTTCGCCTATGGCCTGCATGAATACCTCGACAATACGCAAACACGTGTTAACGAGGTGGGAACAGCCATTCACGACGTCTTTTTCAATCTCGACATCGAGGCTTAA
- a CDS encoding circularly permuted type 2 ATP-grasp protein: protein MRFDGYDTEGFYDELFTADGKPRPSAELVIERINALPGQELQRRQIAAEKALLNLGITFNVYSNEAQTEKIFPFDIVPRIVTGQEWLRLEQGLKQRILALNTFIHDVYNKQQIIKDGIIPADLVFSADGFRKPCLGINPVHGVWCHITGTDLVRGADGEFYVLEDNLRCPSGVSYVLENRLIMKRTFPMVFDSCSVQPVTDYPSRLLDMLQEMAPPGLRAPNVAVWTPGIYNSAYFEHSFLAQQMGVQLVEGNDLVVHRGEVMMRTTTGLERVDVIYRRIDDDFMDPKVFRSDSMLGVPGLMEAFSKGTVALANAPGTGVADDKAIYAYVPEIIRYYLNEEPIINNVPTYACWREEDRKYVVENLDKLVVKAVNESGGYGMLIGPHATQAERDEFRQRILAKPRTYIAQPTLALSRVPVLVDDHFEGRHVDLRPYILYGKDSIYVLPGGLTRVALKKGSLVVNSSQGGGSKDTWVLNMQGGPSPESSLNTQEGLPC from the coding sequence ATGAGATTTGATGGTTATGACACGGAGGGGTTCTACGACGAACTGTTCACCGCCGACGGCAAGCCCCGTCCAAGCGCTGAACTGGTCATCGAACGGATCAACGCCCTTCCCGGGCAGGAACTGCAACGTCGGCAAATCGCCGCGGAAAAAGCCCTGCTTAATCTGGGAATTACCTTCAACGTCTACAGCAACGAGGCTCAGACCGAGAAGATCTTCCCCTTTGACATTGTACCGCGCATTGTTACGGGGCAGGAATGGCTGCGACTGGAGCAGGGCTTAAAACAACGCATCCTCGCCCTGAACACGTTTATTCACGACGTGTATAACAAGCAGCAGATCATCAAGGACGGTATCATTCCGGCGGATCTGGTCTTTTCGGCGGATGGCTTCCGTAAGCCCTGTCTGGGCATTAACCCGGTGCATGGCGTCTGGTGCCACATCACCGGCACCGACCTGGTTCGCGGCGCGGACGGTGAATTCTATGTACTGGAGGACAACCTGCGCTGTCCATCCGGTGTTTCCTACGTGCTGGAAAACCGCCTGATCATGAAACGCACCTTCCCGATGGTGTTTGATTCATGCAGTGTCCAGCCGGTCACCGACTATCCGAGTCGTCTGCTCGATATGCTGCAGGAGATGGCACCACCGGGATTACGCGCCCCGAATGTGGCCGTATGGACACCGGGCATCTACAACTCGGCCTATTTTGAACACAGCTTCCTTGCCCAGCAGATGGGTGTCCAGCTGGTGGAGGGTAATGACCTGGTCGTCCATCGCGGCGAGGTGATGATGCGCACCACGACCGGCCTGGAGCGGGTGGATGTCATTTACCGCCGGATTGACGACGACTTCATGGACCCGAAGGTCTTCCGCAGCGACTCTATGCTCGGCGTCCCCGGCCTGATGGAGGCGTTCAGCAAAGGCACGGTAGCCCTGGCCAACGCCCCCGGCACCGGTGTTGCCGACGACAAGGCAATCTACGCCTATGTGCCGGAGATCATCCGCTATTACCTCAATGAAGAGCCGATCATCAATAACGTGCCCACCTATGCCTGTTGGCGTGAAGAGGATCGCAAATACGTGGTGGAGAACCTCGACAAGCTGGTGGTTAAAGCGGTTAACGAATCGGGTGGTTACGGCATGCTCATCGGCCCTCATGCCACTCAGGCCGAGCGCGATGAATTCCGCCAGCGCATCCTGGCCAAGCCGCGCACTTACATTGCCCAGCCGACCCTCGCCTTGTCGCGGGTACCGGTGCTGGTCGATGATCACTTTGAAGGACGCCATGTCGATCTGCGGCCCTATATTCTCTATGGCAAAGATTCTATCTACGTTCTGCCCGGCGGCCTGACTCGCGTTGCCTTGAAAAAAGGCTCACTGGTGGTCAACTCGTCCCAAGGTGGTGGCAGCAAGGACACCTGGGTGCTTAACATGCAAGGTGGTCCCTCCCCGGAATCTTCCCTGAACACACAGGAGGGTCTGCCATGTTAA
- a CDS encoding transglutaminase family protein, with product MRYRVQHITRYSYSDPVQLCRNEAFLLPRQTAYQQCLESRLTIEPEATDIHERLDFFGNRANHFAVQVPHEELTISAISDVDVQFDPHDYERAAAIPWENARMGCHQLDETLNCTPFLCESPLIASNRDLAAYAMPSFSAGRPISDAAEELMQRIYHDFTYDAEFTDISTPLPEVLHHRRGVCQDFAHVAIGCLRSIGLAARYVSGYIETVPPPGQERLVGADASHAWFAVYVPSIGWLDFDPTNNQKPHEQHITVAWGRDFSDVSPLKGVALGGGHHQVHVSVDVARLPDNGVRSRT from the coding sequence ATGAGATACCGAGTACAGCACATCACCCGCTACAGCTACTCGGACCCGGTGCAACTGTGTCGCAACGAGGCGTTTCTGCTGCCACGCCAGACGGCCTACCAACAGTGCCTGGAAAGCCGACTGACCATTGAGCCAGAAGCTACGGATATTCACGAACGACTGGATTTCTTCGGCAATCGGGCGAACCACTTTGCAGTACAGGTGCCCCACGAAGAACTGACCATCTCTGCAATCAGCGATGTCGATGTTCAATTCGACCCGCATGATTATGAGCGTGCAGCAGCCATTCCCTGGGAAAACGCACGGATGGGCTGCCATCAATTGGATGAAACACTCAACTGCACACCGTTTTTATGTGAATCTCCTCTGATCGCATCAAATCGCGACCTGGCTGCTTACGCCATGCCGTCATTCTCAGCCGGGCGTCCGATCAGCGATGCTGCCGAAGAACTTATGCAGAGGATTTACCACGACTTTACCTACGATGCCGAATTCACCGACATCAGTACGCCACTACCTGAGGTGCTGCATCACCGCCGCGGCGTATGTCAGGATTTTGCCCACGTTGCGATCGGCTGTCTGCGCTCCATCGGCCTGGCAGCCCGCTATGTCAGTGGCTATATCGAAACCGTGCCGCCACCAGGTCAGGAACGCCTGGTGGGGGCCGATGCGTCCCATGCTTGGTTTGCGGTTTATGTGCCGTCAATCGGCTGGCTTGATTTTGATCCCACCAACAACCAGAAGCCACACGAACAGCATATTACCGTGGCCTGGGGTCGGGATTTTTCCGATGTGTCCCCGCTAAAAGGAGTCGCACTGGGGGGCGGCCATCACCAAGTGCATGTCTCGGTTGATGTCGCCCGCTTGCCGGACAACGGCGTCCGCTCCCGTACCTGA
- a CDS encoding circularly permuted type 2 ATP-grasp protein: MRQHPLPLPEQADSFPVDHFSALTTVDSTVPEHWQQMMGFLARLGENRLAKRCKEAERLLKENAAIHNVFNSPESSRSWQFDPIPTIFGAEEWQQLEHGLVQRAELLNAVLRDIYGPRTLIKEGILPAELVFAQQDFLYPCNGLLTSETPLSLYTPDLAKGIDGRYWVLSDCTNACLGEGYALESRLIMSRSFPQLFEPFQVHRLAMYFVALRQRLSQLSAQHDHEPVIILLTPGPDHPAFFEHAYLASYLGLPLVQGGDLIVRDAKVWLKSVDGLRQVDVIMRRVADNLCDPLELRGDSLFGVPGLLEVVRSGQVSVVNPIGSRAVENPALMAFLPAICQHWRGEELQLPSVATWWCGQPNECNYVLDHLNELVLRPIHPMSGLPRSVPGKLTRKEQQQWRRLILARPHLFIGQQLIKLATFPTFEDNQIVPRQGISTFYLTAQQNSYVAMPGGLTRVHEKSTSLVANNEGGKIKDTWVLTEERDKQVNLWLQAHPNQLLRPVFMPLPSRSAENLFWAGRYAERTEQTCRLLRSILGKLYEVNEFRDPDDQLSLHHLLRALTRVTQTYPGFMGDDAKRTLKDPRGELLSLACDDQRIGSLRTSLVSLGQAAYVVRDLLPEDAWRIIDHLRQNWHPRITRSQIGSGRLLKSVDQLIGHLAAISGLTSENMSRETAWQLLNIGRRIERALNLIALLQATLVPCQQDSTEAQIREAVLSTCNSLVVFRRRYRSFMQLSLILELLILDENYPRSLAFQLHQLHKHICALPHNPTSIKPHEDQQLIDEALAEVARTSAKKLAGRAEGEDEYPLLRVFLDAQQQRLDHLSDTLMQLYFTPSVALQQLGSAPLEAKV, from the coding sequence GTGAGACAACATCCGCTTCCTTTACCCGAACAGGCCGACTCTTTCCCCGTCGACCACTTCAGTGCTCTGACGACAGTCGATAGCACTGTGCCTGAGCACTGGCAACAGATGATGGGATTTCTTGCCCGTCTGGGTGAAAATCGCCTTGCCAAGCGCTGTAAGGAAGCCGAACGGCTGCTTAAAGAAAATGCCGCCATCCATAATGTCTTCAACTCGCCGGAGTCTTCCCGCTCCTGGCAGTTTGATCCGATTCCAACTATCTTCGGTGCTGAGGAATGGCAGCAGCTGGAACACGGACTGGTGCAGCGTGCTGAGTTGCTCAATGCCGTGCTGCGCGACATCTACGGTCCACGGACTCTGATCAAAGAAGGCATTCTCCCTGCAGAACTGGTGTTTGCCCAGCAAGATTTCCTCTACCCATGTAATGGTTTGCTCACTAGCGAGACCCCTCTCAGTCTCTACACACCTGATCTGGCCAAGGGCATTGATGGCCGTTACTGGGTGCTCTCGGATTGCACCAATGCCTGCCTTGGCGAAGGCTATGCACTGGAAAGCCGCCTGATCATGTCGCGCAGCTTTCCGCAGCTGTTTGAGCCGTTTCAAGTCCATCGCCTGGCCATGTATTTTGTCGCCCTGCGCCAACGGCTGTCGCAGCTGTCAGCCCAGCACGATCATGAACCGGTTATCATCCTGCTGACGCCCGGCCCCGATCATCCGGCCTTTTTTGAACATGCCTATCTGGCCTCCTACCTAGGCCTGCCGTTGGTCCAAGGCGGAGATCTCATTGTTCGCGATGCCAAAGTGTGGCTAAAATCAGTGGATGGCCTGCGCCAGGTGGATGTGATCATGCGCCGCGTAGCCGATAATTTGTGCGATCCTCTGGAGTTACGCGGCGATTCGCTGTTCGGCGTGCCCGGCCTGCTTGAAGTGGTACGCAGTGGTCAAGTATCGGTGGTGAACCCTATCGGCAGTCGCGCTGTCGAAAATCCGGCTCTGATGGCTTTTTTACCGGCGATCTGCCAACACTGGCGTGGAGAAGAGTTACAGCTGCCGTCCGTGGCGACCTGGTGGTGCGGTCAGCCCAACGAATGCAATTACGTGCTCGACCATCTCAACGAGCTGGTCTTGCGGCCGATCCACCCGATGTCCGGTCTGCCACGCAGTGTGCCGGGTAAGCTGACTCGTAAAGAACAACAACAGTGGCGGCGTCTGATCCTGGCCCGACCCCATCTGTTCATCGGTCAGCAACTGATCAAACTGGCCACCTTTCCAACTTTTGAGGATAACCAGATTGTGCCGCGCCAGGGCATCTCGACCTTTTATCTGACCGCCCAGCAGAATAGTTATGTAGCCATGCCCGGCGGTCTGACCCGTGTTCACGAAAAAAGCACCAGCCTGGTTGCCAACAACGAAGGCGGCAAGATCAAGGACACCTGGGTGCTGACAGAGGAACGCGACAAGCAGGTCAACTTGTGGTTGCAGGCCCATCCCAATCAGTTGCTGCGTCCGGTATTCATGCCATTACCGAGCCGTAGCGCCGAAAACCTGTTCTGGGCCGGGCGTTATGCCGAGCGCACCGAACAGACCTGCCGGTTGCTGCGCTCGATCCTCGGCAAACTTTATGAGGTCAATGAATTCCGCGATCCCGATGATCAGCTGAGCCTGCATCATCTGCTACGTGCATTGACCCGGGTAACCCAGACCTACCCCGGGTTCATGGGGGACGATGCCAAACGCACACTGAAAGACCCGCGCGGCGAACTGCTGTCCCTGGCGTGTGATGATCAGCGTATCGGCAGCCTGCGCACCTCGCTGGTCAGCCTGGGCCAAGCGGCGTATGTGGTGCGTGACCTGTTGCCTGAAGACGCCTGGCGGATCATCGACCATCTGCGTCAAAACTGGCATCCACGCATCACCCGGTCACAGATCGGCAGTGGTCGCCTGTTGAAAAGCGTCGACCAACTCATTGGCCACCTCGCTGCGATCAGTGGCCTGACCAGTGAAAACATGTCGCGCGAAACCGCCTGGCAACTGCTCAACATCGGCCGCCGCATCGAACGCGCGTTAAACCTCATTGCGCTGTTACAGGCGACGCTGGTACCCTGCCAACAGGATTCCACAGAAGCCCAAATTCGCGAAGCTGTGCTGTCCACCTGCAACAGCTTGGTGGTGTTCCGCCGCCGTTATCGCTCTTTCATGCAGTTGTCGCTGATTCTTGAACTCCTGATTCTGGATGAAAATTATCCGCGGTCACTGGCATTTCAGCTCCATCAGCTGCATAAACACATCTGTGCCCTGCCACATAATCCGACCAGTATCAAGCCTCACGAAGATCAGCAACTGATTGATGAGGCACTGGCAGAAGTCGCCCGAACCAGCGCAAAGAAACTGGCCGGACGCGCTGAAGGGGAAGATGAATATCCACTGCTGCGCGTCTTCCTTGATGCCCAGCAACAGCGTCTCGATCACTTGTCCGACACCCTGATGCAATTGTATTTCACGCCAAGTGTGGCGTTACAACAATTGGGTTCAGCGCCTCTGGAGGCCAAAGTATGA